The Klebsiella africana sequence GCGGAAATCGACGTTGCGCGCGAACTCGCCCTGAAACTGGGCGCCGTCGCGCATAAAGTGCTGGACGTCACTCTGCTCAACGAACTGGCAGTCAGCAGCCTGACCCGCGATAACATTCCGGTACCGGACTATCAGCCTGATGCCGAGGGCATTCCCAACACCTTTGTCCCCGGGCGCAATATTCTGTTTTTAACCCTGACGGCAATCTACGCCTATCAGGTAAAGGCCGAAGCCATCATCACCGGCGTGTGCGAGACCGACTTCTCCGGCTACCCGGACTGCCGTGATGAGTTTGTCAAAGCGCTGCACCACGCCGTCAGCCTGGGTATGGCGAAAGACATTCGCTTTGAGACGCCGCTGATGTGGCTGAATAAAGCCGAGACCTGGGCGCTCGCCGACTACTGGGGTCAGCTGGATCTGGTGCGCCAGGAAACCCTCACCTGCTACAACGGCATTAAGGGCGATGGCTGTGGCCAGTGTGCCGCCTGTAACCTGCGCGCAAACGGACTCAATCAGTACCTGGGCGATAAGGTCGGCGTAATGGCGGTGATGAAGCAAAAAACCGGGCTGGCACAGGCATAGCCTCCGGGGAGCGATTTACCGGAGCTTTGACTCAAATTCCCCGGTGGCGCTACGCTTACCGGGGCTACGGGTTCATCACCTGCCGTGGGCCCGTCACTCGCACGGCGGTTGTCAGCGCAAGTTCATCTGGTCAAGTTTCTCGCGCAGTTCCCCCTCCAGCGGCAGCGCCTTCTGGGTTTTTAAATCGATACAGACGAAGGTAATCAGCGCATCGGCCACCACTTCGCCATTGGGGTTGAGGGTGACCACCTGGCTGAGGGTACCGCTTTTGCCGTTGAGTTGCTCCAGTTTGCTACTCACCGTCAGTACATCACCTAAAACCGCTGGACGACGGTAATTAATATTGATGTTCACCACCACAAAGGCGATGTTTTTCTCCATCATCCACTGAAACGCGGGGCTGTTCTCCAGGCCATCCCAGCGCGCCTCCTCAAGGAACTCCAGATAGCGTGCGTTGTTCACATGCTGATAGACGTCCAGATGATAGCCACGAACTTTAATTTGTGTCTGCATAGCACCAATGCCTTTCTGTTATTGTTGTTTATCAGGTAAGAGGTCACACCACTTGATGCAACCTCTTTATCCTGGCAAAAATTCACCGCTGTGCAAGCGCTGGCATAAAATTTACAACGTCAGATGAGCTAAATTCCGCTCCACCAGCGCACTCCCCATCCCTGGCACCTGCTTCAAATCATCCAGGGTTTTGAACGGCCCGTACTCTTCGCGGTAGCTGACAATCGCCTGGGCTTTTTTCAGGCCTACGCCATTCAGTGCCTGCGCCAGCTGTTCAGCGCTGGCACGGTTAATGCTGACCTTTGTCGCCACGTTGTCGGCCTCGCCGGGCACCGCTTCCGCCTTCGCCGAAGCGGTCGCCTGCACATTTTCTTTATTCACCGCCGCTTTGCCGCTGGCGGACGCAGCCAGCGCGCCCTGTATGCCTACCGCGAAAATCAGAACGCCCGCGGCCATCAGTGCTTTTATTCCATATTTCATGCTGAGATCTCCTTGTGTGTAGACAGCAAGGTCACGATAGCGTCAGTGCGGATGGTCGACAAAAGGCAAATCACAGAAATGGAAAGGGCCGCGAAAGCGGCCCTTGAGGATTACATCGTGTTGCTCATTTTTGCGAGACGACGCGAAATTACTGCTGCTGGTCGATGCTGTCGCCGAGCTTAATTTTCGCTGCCTTGCGCAGGTTGCTCATCAGCGCTTCGAAAGCGATTTGGGCATTGTTCTGGGTAATCCCCTGAACCATGGCCTTCTTCTGCTCTTCCGGCATGTTGCCTGCTTTCACTTCATCCAGCGCCACCAGCACCACATCGCCTTGCATATTGCTGCCAACGCCGTAGACCGGTTTGCCCTGCTGCGGCAACGGCAGAGTGAATGCCAGCTGGCTCAGCGGATCCTGGCCGGTACGGGAGAGCGTCTGCGGCGCGCCAAAGCTCAGGCCAGCCGCCTTCATCGCGTCATCGCCTTTGCCGTCTTTCAGCGCCGCCAGCAGCTTGTCTGCATCCAGTTTCGCCTGCTGTTCCGCTTTATTGTGCTTAACCATATCGCTGACCTGCGCCTTCACTTCGGCCAGCGGTTTCACCGCCTCGGCTTTGTGCTCGCTGATACGCAGAACAAATGCGCGATCGCCGTCAACGGTAATGATGTCGGAGTTGCTGCCCGGTGCGCCGTTCTCACCCACCAGACCGCCGTTGAAGATAGCGTCAGCGACCGGTTTAAAGTTCAGCTCTTCCGGCAGGTTATCGCGACCAAACCAGCCGGTTTCTACGACCTTCAGCCCGGCAACCTGCGCCGCGCCCGCCAGCGATTCATTATCGTTGCTGGCCGCATCGCTCACCTTCTGCTGCAGCGCGTAGTAAGCATCCAGCGCTTTTTCCTGCTTCACTTTCGCCGCAATGTCATTGCGCACGTCAGCCAGCGGCTTCACCTGCGCCGGCTGGACGTCATCCAGACGGGCCACCAGGAAGCCAACCGAGGATTTAATCACGCCGGAGAGCTGACCTTTCTCTTTCAGCCCGGCGTTTTTCAGCTCTGGCACGGTAGAGGCATCTTCCATCCACCCCATATCACCGCCGTTGCGGGCAGAGATAATATCGGTCGATTTTTCTTTCGCCAGCGTGGCGAAATCTGCCCCTTTTTGCAGCTCAGCCAGCACCGCTTTCGCATCGGCTTCGGTTTTGGTCTGAATCACGCTGTAGCGGTTGCGCTGCGGCTGAGTGAACTGATCCTTGTGCTGATCATACCAGGACTGAATCTCTTCGTCAGAGGCACTTTCCTGCATGCTGGCGGCATCCATTTTGATATAGCTGACGCGGAACTGCTCCGGCGCCATAAAACGGGCCTGATTCTGCTGCCAGAAGGCGTTGATTTCCTCATCGCTGGCGGTCTGTTTTGCCGCCAGGGCGTTTACGTTGATGGTCGCTTCGCGCACTACCCGCTGCTGAGATACCAGCGACGCCAGCTGATCGGACTCGCCCGGCAGCATGAAGTCGGTACCGGCAATGGCGTTAATCAGTTGCTGCGTGGTCAGCTGGTTACGCAGCGCCTGGGCGTACTGATCGGTGGTCATCCCCATCTGGGCGACAATGCCGCTGAAACGCTGGTTGTCGAACTTACCGTCCGTCTGGAACGCCTGGGTCTGGAAGATGGCCTGCTTCACCTGCTCATCGCTGATGCTGAGGCCCAGCTCGCGGGCATACTGATCCAGAAGCGATTCATCGATCAGGCGGTTCAGCACCTGCTGGCGCATAGTCTTCATGTAGTTTTCGTTCGCCGCCAGCTCGGAGAACTGGTCGCCAAGCTGCTGCTGCATACGGTTACGTTCGCTGGCGACGGCGTTTTCAAACTGCCCACGACCAATCTCCTGGCCGTTCACTTTTGCGGCATAGTTTTTGCCACCGCCAATCAGGTAACCACTCACCCCGGTCAAAATGAACGAGACGATAATGATACCGAAAATAATCTTGAGCACGACGCTGTTGGCGGCCGTGCGTAGGTTGTCCATCATGGTGTAACAACGCTCCGCTGTAGATGACTTTAGCTCGCGCAGCATAGCACGTGATGGCCGCCGCGCGTGAGGACGTATTTTGACAAGAAAACAGGGTGATTGTCAGCCCACAAGTGGCGATAAACACACATAAAGTGGTCTGAAAAGGCAATAAAAAAGGCACATCTCACGATGCGCCCTTGTACTTCGTCACATTCCCTGACGGGAAAGCCGATCAGTTCACCGCGTCTTTCAGCGCTTTACCAGCACGGAAGCCCGGTACTTTTGCGGCAGCGATAGTAATTTCTTTACCTGTTTGTGGGTTGCGACCAGTACGGGCGGCACGTTCTTTAACAGCAAAGGTACCAAAACCTACCAGCGCAACGTCATCCCCGGCCTGCAGAGATTCAGTAACAGAAGCGATTAAAGCATCTAACGCACGTCCAGCTGCAGCTTTAGAAATGTCCGCACCCGCAGCAATTTTGTCAATCAGTTGAGATTTATTCACTGTTCTCTTCCTCTCTTTATAATTTATATCGCACCGGAGTCCTTCATAGTGCGACCGCGCAGCAGTTATATCAGGACTGTCATGCCCTTACAACAGCAGTTGTCGATGACCCCCCTGCCAGCGATCTAAGTTAGCTACACAAAAAAAGGCTGGCAAGTGCGAAATGCCTTACCAGCCCTATTTTTATTAGCGCAATTTGCGCAGAATCACTATTTCGCGGTCACAACCTGCATGCCGAACGGTTCGTTTTGCAGCGCAAGTGTCAGAACTTCCTCGATTCGTTTCACCGGATGGATATCTAAATCGGCGATAACGTTATCTGGAATTTCTTCAAGGTCGCGTTTGTTCTCATCAGGAATCAGAACAGTCTTAATGCCGCCGCGATGCGCCGCCAGCAGTTTTTCCTTCAGACCGCCGATCGGCAGTACCTGACCACGCAGAGTAATTTCCCCGGTCATCGCCACATCGGCGCGGACTGGGTTACCCGTCAGACAGGAGACCAGCGCCGTGCACATGGCAATCCCCGCGCTCGGGCCATCTTTCGGCGTCGCCCCTTCCGGCACGTGGACGTGAATGTCACGCTTCTCGTAGAAATCGGCGTTAATGCCCAGTTTGTCCGCCCGTGAACGTACCACGGTCAGCGCAGCCTGAATTGATTCCTGCATTACCTCACCCAGCGAACCGGTGTAGGTCAGCTTGCCTTTGCCCGGAACGCAGGCGGTTTCGATGGTCAGCAGATCGCCGCCCACTTCGGTCCACGCCAGACCGGTGACCTGACCAACGCGGTTCTCGCTGTCGGCACGACCATAGTCGAAGCGCTGTACGCCAAGATAATCATGCAGATTCTCACCGTTAATTTCGATGTGTTTCAGCGACTTATCCAGCAGCAGCTGCTTAACGGCCTTACGGCACAGCTTGGAGATTTCACGCTCCAGACTACGAACGCCCGCTTCCCGCGTGTAGTAACGAATAATACCGATAATGGCGCTATCGTCGACGGTCAGCTCGCCTTTTTTCAGCGCGTTACGTTCGATCTGCTTCGGCAGCAGGTGACGTTTGGCGATGTTCAGCTTTTCATCTTCGGTATAACCGGAGAGGCGAATCACTTCCATGCGGTCCAGCAGCGGCGCCGGAATGTTCATGGAGTTGGAAGTCGCCACGAACATCACGTCGCTGAGATCGTAATCCACTTCCAGGTAGTGGTCGTTAAAGGCCACGTTCTGTTCCGGATCCAGCACCTCAAGCAACGCGGAAGCCGGATCGCCGCGCATGTCGGAAGACATTTTGTCGATCTCATCCAGCAGGAACAGCGGGTTTTTGACCCCTACTTTCGCCATTTTCTGGATCAGTTTGCCCGGCATCGAGCCAATATAGGTCCGACGGTGACCGCGGATTTCCGCTTCATCGCGCACGCCGCCCAGCGCCATGCGCACGTATTTCCGTCCGGTCGCTTTGGCGATGGATTGGCCCAGCGAGGTTTTACCTACCCCCGGCGGTCCCACCAGACAAAGGATCGGCCCCTTGATTTTGTTCACCCGGCTCTGCACCGCGAGATATTCAAGGATGCGGTCCTTCACGCGCTCCAGACCATAGTGATCGGTATCGAGGATCTCCTGGGCCTGACGCAGGTCTTTTTTGACCTTACTGCGCGCATTCCACGGCACCTGCACCATCCAGTCGATGTAGCCACGCACGACGGTCGCTTCCGCAGACATCGGCGACATCATCTTCAGCTTCTGCAGTTCCGCTTCGGTTTTTTCTTTCGCCTCTTTAGGCATTTTCGCCGCGTCGATCTTGCGCTTCAGCGC is a genomic window containing:
- a CDS encoding YbgC/FadM family acyl-CoA thioesterase; this encodes MQTQIKVRGYHLDVYQHVNNARYLEFLEEARWDGLENSPAFQWMMEKNIAFVVVNININYRRPAVLGDVLTVSSKLEQLNGKSGTLSQVVTLNPNGEVVADALITFVCIDLKTQKALPLEGELREKLDQMNLR
- the queC gene encoding 7-cyano-7-deazaguanine synthase QueC, which codes for MKRAVVVFSGGQDSTTCLVQALQQYDEVHCVTFDYGQRHRAEIDVARELALKLGAVAHKVLDVTLLNELAVSSLTRDNIPVPDYQPDAEGIPNTFVPGRNILFLTLTAIYAYQVKAEAIITGVCETDFSGYPDCRDEFVKALHHAVSLGMAKDIRFETPLMWLNKAETWALADYWGQLDLVRQETLTCYNGIKGDGCGQCAACNLRANGLNQYLGDKVGVMAVMKQKTGLAQA
- the ppiD gene encoding peptidylprolyl isomerase; this encodes MMDNLRTAANSVVLKIIFGIIIVSFILTGVSGYLIGGGKNYAAKVNGQEIGRGQFENAVASERNRMQQQLGDQFSELAANENYMKTMRQQVLNRLIDESLLDQYARELGLSISDEQVKQAIFQTQAFQTDGKFDNQRFSGIVAQMGMTTDQYAQALRNQLTTQQLINAIAGTDFMLPGESDQLASLVSQQRVVREATINVNALAAKQTASDEEINAFWQQNQARFMAPEQFRVSYIKMDAASMQESASDEEIQSWYDQHKDQFTQPQRNRYSVIQTKTEADAKAVLAELQKGADFATLAKEKSTDIISARNGGDMGWMEDASTVPELKNAGLKEKGQLSGVIKSSVGFLVARLDDVQPAQVKPLADVRNDIAAKVKQEKALDAYYALQQKVSDAASNDNESLAGAAQVAGLKVVETGWFGRDNLPEELNFKPVADAIFNGGLVGENGAPGSNSDIITVDGDRAFVLRISEHKAEAVKPLAEVKAQVSDMVKHNKAEQQAKLDADKLLAALKDGKGDDAMKAAGLSFGAPQTLSRTGQDPLSQLAFTLPLPQQGKPVYGVGSNMQGDVVLVALDEVKAGNMPEEQKKAMVQGITQNNAQIAFEALMSNLRKAAKIKLGDSIDQQQ
- the lon gene encoding endopeptidase La; this encodes MNPERSERIEIPVLPLRDVVVYPHMVIPLFVGREKSIRCLEAAMDHDKKIMLVAQKEASTDEPGVNDLFTVGTVASILQMLKLPDGTVKVLVEGLQRARISALSDNGEHFSAKAEYLDSPAIDEREQEVLVRTAISQFEGYIKLNKKIPPEVLTSLNSIDDPARLADTIAAHMPLKLADKQSVLEMSDVNERLEYLMAMMESEIDLLQVEKRIRNRVKKQMEKSQREYYLNEQMKAIQKELGEMDDAPDENEALKRKIDAAKMPKEAKEKTEAELQKLKMMSPMSAEATVVRGYIDWMVQVPWNARSKVKKDLRQAQEILDTDHYGLERVKDRILEYLAVQSRVNKIKGPILCLVGPPGVGKTSLGQSIAKATGRKYVRMALGGVRDEAEIRGHRRTYIGSMPGKLIQKMAKVGVKNPLFLLDEIDKMSSDMRGDPASALLEVLDPEQNVAFNDHYLEVDYDLSDVMFVATSNSMNIPAPLLDRMEVIRLSGYTEDEKLNIAKRHLLPKQIERNALKKGELTVDDSAIIGIIRYYTREAGVRSLEREISKLCRKAVKQLLLDKSLKHIEINGENLHDYLGVQRFDYGRADSENRVGQVTGLAWTEVGGDLLTIETACVPGKGKLTYTGSLGEVMQESIQAALTVVRSRADKLGINADFYEKRDIHVHVPEGATPKDGPSAGIAMCTALVSCLTGNPVRADVAMTGEITLRGQVLPIGGLKEKLLAAHRGGIKTVLIPDENKRDLEEIPDNVIADLDIHPVKRIEEVLTLALQNEPFGMQVVTAK
- the hupB gene encoding nucleoid-associated protein HU-beta, with translation MNKSQLIDKIAAGADISKAAAGRALDALIASVTESLQAGDDVALVGFGTFAVKERAARTGRNPQTGKEITIAAAKVPGFRAGKALKDAVN
- a CDS encoding helix-hairpin-helix domain-containing protein, which codes for MKYGIKALMAAGVLIFAVGIQGALAASASGKAAVNKENVQATASAKAEAVPGEADNVATKVSINRASAEQLAQALNGVGLKKAQAIVSYREEYGPFKTLDDLKQVPGMGSALVERNLAHLTL